A stretch of the Euzebya tangerina genome encodes the following:
- a CDS encoding siderophore-interacting protein — MEVPVYGVVREKEWLTPSIVRLRLSGDGLEGFTMVAATDAYVNVAIPPDGAPYAAPFDVQEVREAHPKPLWPARRRYTVRRWDDETRELLIDVVVHGDEGVAGPWAAGAAPGDVLVFEGPGGGYRPDRAADWHLLVGDESALPAIAASLEAVPEGAHTVARLVCDGPEHEIALDCPGDLDLEWLHRSGRAADATLLLDAVRRLDWPQGSVLAFVHGEATEIREIRRHLLADRGLDRSSMSCSPYWRREMTDEQWRAVKAAFVAEMESDVSSPDG, encoded by the coding sequence GTGGAGGTACCGGTGTACGGCGTGGTGCGGGAGAAGGAGTGGCTGACGCCGTCGATCGTGCGACTCCGGCTGAGTGGTGATGGCCTTGAGGGGTTCACGATGGTCGCGGCCACGGACGCATACGTGAACGTGGCGATCCCGCCTGACGGGGCACCGTATGCGGCCCCCTTCGACGTTCAGGAGGTCCGCGAAGCCCACCCCAAGCCGCTGTGGCCCGCACGACGGCGGTACACCGTTCGCCGCTGGGACGATGAGACCCGCGAACTCCTGATCGATGTCGTCGTCCACGGCGACGAGGGCGTTGCCGGACCCTGGGCGGCAGGTGCCGCGCCTGGTGATGTGCTCGTCTTCGAGGGGCCGGGTGGTGGCTACCGTCCTGACCGGGCCGCCGACTGGCACCTGCTCGTCGGCGACGAGTCTGCGCTGCCCGCCATCGCCGCGTCGCTGGAGGCAGTCCCGGAGGGGGCGCACACCGTCGCGCGACTGGTGTGCGATGGCCCCGAACACGAGATCGCCCTGGACTGTCCCGGCGACCTGGACCTCGAGTGGCTGCACCGGAGCGGCAGAGCGGCCGATGCCACCCTGCTGCTCGACGCCGTGCGGCGCCTGGACTGGCCGCAGGGATCGGTGCTCGCGTTCGTCCACGGTGAGGCCACGGAGATCCGGGAGATCCGCCGTCACCTGCTGGCAGACCGGGGCCTGGATCGATCCTCGATGTCGTGCTCCCCCTACTGGCGTCGCGAGATGACCGACGAGCAGTGGCGTGCGGTCAAGGCGGCCTTCGTTGCCGAGATGGAGTCAGACGTCTCCTCCCCCGACGGGTGA